A genome region from Dendrosporobacter quercicolus includes the following:
- the hflX gene encoding GTPase HflX, translating to MNIHGDTGGIKKGLLAQLEQLYQFNVPTGQAITAELAQAMLSLSMLIEREVAIYLNRRGKVTQVAVGDLRTVDLPSTDSRRSEKRLSGIRCIHTHPGGDSRLSGIDISALKNMRFDLMAAISALPAGDEPEVSFGFISDIDDGQMHVRTAGPLSLSEFTRLAFTELLLQTDRLFSKNELAEPLLQTERVILVGLDQTGKWAIDDSLSELGQLAETAGAEVAAVIRQKKDRPDAALFIGKGKVQEIAVARQEHNANMIVFDDELTPSQQRNLEQALGVKIIDRTALILDIFAQRAKSHEGKLQVELAQLRYHLPRLGGQGLVLSRLGGGIGTRGPGETKLEVDKRRIRSRISDIEQQIEQIKKHREIHRKNRIAANLPAIALVGYTNAGKSTLLNQLTSAGVLAEDKLFATLDPTTRRTTLPSGLDVLLTDTVGFIQKLPHQLISAFRATLEEVVHADLLLHVIDASHPNHRRQMEAVCQVLGELQADQKPAILVFNKSDKLTAAELPGLLREQHSIAVSAAGGAGLDGLLQLIDAFLAKQTAAMELLIPYSDSGILAKLHETAVIKCTEYRDDGTYVKIELPVERQKDYLTYAIGAEA from the coding sequence ATGAATATTCATGGAGATACCGGCGGCATAAAAAAAGGCCTGCTGGCCCAGCTTGAACAGCTCTATCAATTTAATGTTCCAACAGGCCAGGCGATAACGGCCGAACTGGCCCAGGCAATGCTTTCCCTGAGCATGCTGATCGAACGGGAAGTTGCCATTTACTTAAATCGCCGCGGTAAAGTAACGCAGGTGGCGGTAGGCGACCTGCGAACGGTTGACTTGCCTTCCACCGACAGCCGCCGTTCAGAAAAGCGCCTGAGCGGTATCCGCTGTATTCATACCCATCCCGGCGGAGACAGCCGCTTAAGCGGTATTGATATCTCAGCCCTGAAGAATATGCGGTTTGATCTTATGGCGGCAATCAGCGCGCTGCCGGCCGGCGATGAGCCGGAGGTAAGCTTCGGGTTTATCAGTGATATTGACGACGGTCAAATGCACGTCCGGACCGCCGGACCGCTCTCCCTGTCCGAGTTCACCCGCTTGGCGTTTACTGAATTATTGCTGCAAACCGACCGCTTATTCAGTAAAAACGAACTGGCTGAACCTTTACTGCAGACTGAGCGGGTCATTCTGGTCGGCCTGGACCAAACCGGCAAATGGGCGATTGACGATTCGCTAAGCGAACTGGGCCAGCTGGCTGAAACCGCCGGAGCCGAGGTTGCGGCGGTAATCCGGCAGAAAAAGGACCGCCCTGATGCAGCCTTATTTATCGGCAAAGGCAAGGTTCAGGAAATAGCGGTCGCCAGACAGGAACACAATGCCAATATGATTGTTTTTGATGATGAACTTACGCCATCTCAGCAACGCAACCTCGAACAGGCCTTGGGTGTTAAGATTATCGACCGCACGGCGCTGATTCTGGATATTTTTGCCCAGCGGGCCAAATCACATGAAGGTAAGTTGCAGGTCGAGCTGGCCCAGCTGCGCTATCATCTGCCGCGGCTTGGCGGGCAGGGGCTGGTGCTGTCGCGCCTGGGCGGGGGAATCGGCACCCGCGGGCCTGGTGAAACCAAACTGGAGGTTGACAAGCGCCGTATCCGTTCCAGGATCAGTGATATCGAACAACAAATTGAGCAGATCAAAAAACATCGTGAGATCCATCGCAAAAACCGCATTGCCGCAAATTTGCCGGCAATTGCCCTGGTTGGCTATACCAATGCGGGTAAATCGACCCTGTTAAATCAGCTTACCTCAGCCGGCGTCCTGGCGGAAGATAAATTATTCGCGACACTTGACCCAACCACCAGACGAACCACACTGCCCAGCGGACTCGACGTTTTGCTGACCGACACCGTCGGCTTTATTCAAAAATTGCCGCACCAGTTAATCTCCGCCTTTCGGGCCACGCTGGAGGAAGTGGTGCACGCTGATCTTCTGCTGCATGTCATTGATGCCAGCCATCCCAATCACCGGCGGCAAATGGAGGCCGTTTGCCAGGTGCTCGGAGAATTACAGGCCGATCAAAAACCGGCCATTCTGGTCTTTAATAAGAGCGACAAGCTGACCGCCGCAGAGTTGCCCGGCTTGCTGCGGGAACAGCACAGCATTGCCGTCTCGGCCGCCGGCGGCGCCGGTCTTGACGGACTGCTGCAATTAATTGATGCTTTTTTGGCTAAGCAAACCGCTGCGATGGAGCTTCTCATTCCCTATAGCGACAGCGGCATTTTAGCCAAACTGCACGAAACGGCTGTGATAAAATGCACTGAGTACCGGGATGACGGCACTTACGTAAAAATAGAACTGCCTGTTGAACGTCAAAAAGATTATCTCACTTATGCCATAGGAGCTGAAGCATGA
- a CDS encoding PLP-dependent aminotransferase family protein, which translates to MWGIKLHHRAEISLSRQIFLSLKERILTGQMSQGEALPSTRELAKSLGVSRNTVCAAYDTLLTEGFLVSRQGAPTRVAQGLHIEHRQAFRTESLPTQRKKPLVWWDFKTGQPDLSHFPWQLWRQMLRQAAENLPADQLGYSGPKGYEPLCQEIARWLLRSRSMEVKAEDVFITAGATQALHLLTGLLYQEGQAFALESPSHPAIHTMAASKGYPLHWMPVDQQGADIGALTGKAISAVYVTPSHQFPLGGILPADRRAALIRLAVKNNFYIIEDDYDSEFRYSGSPVSPIYSMDCSQVVYVGTFSKTLFPALRLGFAVLPKALQAKWKHARTFTDVQNPILEQAALAEFLHKRKLDKHVRRMRQLYGEKRKLLLRSVKGAFGSSVHPWGDVSGLHLALQFPGREFGEQFVRDSRQAGIKAVPLARYCPSQTNHKDKLLLGYGHLSPGQILEGIKALRQLLEKTGLFSPA; encoded by the coding sequence ATGTGGGGAATCAAATTGCATCATAGAGCTGAAATCAGCTTGTCTCGTCAAATCTTTCTATCGCTCAAAGAGCGCATATTGACGGGCCAAATGTCCCAGGGAGAGGCGTTGCCGTCTACCCGGGAACTTGCAAAATCATTGGGCGTCTCCCGCAATACGGTTTGTGCGGCCTATGACACTCTCCTGACGGAAGGCTTTCTTGTCAGCCGCCAGGGTGCACCGACCCGTGTTGCACAGGGGCTGCATATTGAGCATCGGCAAGCTTTCAGAACGGAAAGCCTGCCGACGCAAAGAAAAAAACCGCTTGTTTGGTGGGACTTTAAAACCGGCCAGCCCGATTTATCTCATTTCCCCTGGCAGCTTTGGCGACAGATGCTGCGGCAAGCAGCCGAAAATCTACCTGCCGATCAATTGGGCTACAGCGGCCCGAAAGGATACGAACCGCTCTGCCAGGAAATTGCCCGCTGGCTGCTGCGAAGCAGAAGCATGGAGGTCAAGGCGGAAGATGTATTTATCACGGCGGGGGCAACGCAGGCGCTTCACTTGCTTACAGGCTTGCTGTATCAAGAAGGGCAGGCCTTTGCTTTGGAAAGTCCTTCTCATCCGGCAATTCATACCATGGCCGCAAGTAAAGGGTATCCCCTTCATTGGATGCCGGTGGACCAACAGGGTGCGGATATAGGCGCTCTTACAGGGAAAGCGATTTCAGCCGTCTATGTGACACCCTCTCATCAGTTCCCCTTAGGAGGCATTCTTCCGGCTGACCGCCGTGCTGCGCTTATACGCCTTGCTGTAAAAAACAACTTTTATATCATTGAGGACGATTATGACAGCGAATTCCGCTATTCGGGTTCGCCGGTCAGTCCAATTTATTCCATGGATTGTTCGCAGGTGGTCTATGTTGGCACTTTTAGCAAAACATTGTTTCCCGCCCTCCGGCTGGGCTTTGCCGTGTTGCCTAAAGCGTTACAGGCAAAATGGAAACACGCTCGAACCTTTACCGATGTTCAGAATCCTATTCTGGAACAAGCGGCATTGGCTGAGTTTTTGCATAAAAGAAAGTTAGATAAGCATGTTCGGCGCATGCGGCAGCTATATGGCGAAAAAAGAAAGCTTCTCCTGCGTTCTGTTAAAGGCGCTTTTGGCAGTTCTGTACATCCTTGGGGGGATGTGTCCGGACTGCATCTGGCGCTTCAATTTCCCGGCAGGGAGTTTGGGGAACAATTTGTGCGAGACAGCCGGCAAGCTGGCATAAAAGCAGTCCCGCTGGCGCGGTATTGCCCCTCGCAAACTAACCACAAAGATAAACTGCTTCTGGGTTATGGACATTTAAGCCCCGGGCAGATTCTGGAGGGAATAAAGGCATTGCGGCAATTGCTCGAAAAAACAGGTCTATTTAGTCCCGCTTAA
- a CDS encoding class I adenylate-forming enzyme family protein codes for MGGILISIVQQREYILKQEEDSGGTFLHQTCLQCDRSENLALHLLGESTALSYGALDAASLTFALHLQAAGIGKGTRIAVLAGVSAEFVVALLAVSRCGAAFSPVDTSLRGISLSSLMERLRPDAVITTKAYVQRVFDVLGEGFSVFVFSGRRFCAQEAGLWGDWRQGAECRQWRLPFTLPDRAFASPLPPESMPDDDLLLMPTSGSTGEQKFVRLSHRALLFNTRAHVASFGIVGPFKALQILEVSYSYGLIASVLGVLVAGGSLVIPAHNTARSVREAIETARPEICLGSPALFDYLIDNCSEKERVVFRHLRKIGIGGDRCRAPLREKISAAFPEAEVFVTYGVTEAGPRVSTLPAGQLLLRPDSVGLPLEGIAVEVVDTEGKPCPPGKEGVLRVRTPSRMNGYLFDDTPLEPDGWITLGDLASLDEAGYLTIHGRRDRQIKHRGRRINLAQIEKVLESLAGVVLAKVEVDNGMDRLRAVVFHRAGESSDFERQLVVHCRRNLPPRLVPEEITLRSADGMYFFKGRPLSLSGSQRAFGEK; via the coding sequence ATGGGGGGAATTCTTATCAGCATAGTTCAGCAGCGTGAGTATATTCTGAAACAAGAGGAAGATAGTGGGGGGACATTTCTTCATCAGACCTGCCTGCAGTGCGACCGAAGCGAGAACCTCGCATTGCACCTGCTCGGCGAGTCCACGGCTCTGAGTTACGGAGCATTGGATGCCGCCAGCCTGACTTTTGCTCTGCATCTGCAGGCGGCAGGGATAGGTAAGGGGACCCGTATCGCAGTACTTGCCGGCGTCTCCGCAGAGTTCGTTGTGGCACTGCTTGCCGTTTCCCGCTGCGGTGCGGCTTTTTCTCCGGTCGATACCAGCTTGCGAGGCATTTCCCTTTCTTCGCTGATGGAACGCCTGCGGCCTGACGCAGTGATTACCACTAAAGCATATGTCCAGCGCGTCTTCGATGTCTTGGGCGAAGGTTTTTCGGTATTCGTGTTTTCAGGTCGGCGTTTCTGCGCCCAGGAAGCGGGGCTGTGGGGAGATTGGCGGCAAGGAGCGGAATGCAGGCAATGGAGGTTGCCGTTCACCCTGCCTGATCGGGCGTTCGCATCGCCCTTGCCGCCAGAAAGTATGCCGGACGACGACTTGCTACTGATGCCCACCTCCGGCAGCACCGGAGAGCAAAAATTCGTCCGTCTCAGCCATCGTGCGCTCCTTTTTAATACCCGTGCTCATGTCGCCAGTTTCGGCATTGTCGGACCGTTCAAGGCGTTGCAGATCCTCGAGGTCAGCTACAGCTATGGGCTGATCGCCTCGGTGCTGGGAGTGCTAGTGGCCGGAGGCAGTTTGGTGATTCCAGCCCACAATACTGCCCGCAGTGTCCGGGAAGCCATCGAGACTGCCAGGCCGGAGATTTGCCTGGGCAGTCCAGCATTGTTCGACTACCTCATCGACAATTGTTCGGAGAAGGAACGGGTTGTGTTTCGCCACTTACGCAAAATTGGAATCGGCGGTGACCGTTGCCGCGCTCCCCTGCGGGAAAAAATCAGTGCCGCATTCCCCGAGGCGGAGGTATTCGTAACTTACGGTGTCACTGAGGCCGGACCGAGGGTGTCTACCCTGCCGGCCGGGCAATTGCTGTTACGTCCCGACTCGGTGGGCTTGCCCTTGGAAGGGATAGCTGTCGAAGTAGTGGATACTGAGGGCAAGCCCTGCCCTCCCGGAAAGGAAGGCGTTCTGCGTGTGCGTACGCCCTCGCGCATGAACGGCTATCTTTTCGATGACACTCCGTTGGAGCCGGACGGATGGATCACCTTGGGGGATCTGGCCAGCTTGGACGAGGCCGGCTACTTAACCATACATGGGCGACGGGACCGGCAGATCAAACATAGGGGCCGGCGTATTAACCTGGCACAGATCGAGAAGGTTCTTGAATCCCTGGCCGGCGTTGTCTTGGCAAAGGTGGAGGTAGACAATGGCATGGACCGTCTGCGGGCAGTAGTATTTCATCGTGCCGGCGAATCCTCCGATTTCGAGCGTCAGTTGGTTGTTCATTGCCGTCGCAATTTACCGCCCCGCCTGGTGCCAGAGGAAATCACGCTGAGGTCGGCGGATGGAATGTATTTTTTCAAGGGACGCCCGCTTTCTCTGAGCGGCAGTCAAAGGGCATTCGGTGAAAAGTAG
- a CDS encoding acyl carrier protein: MEKKEISDRIKSLLVEDLFLADSVDEIAGSAELGTDLGMDSVGFVELATLVGEVFGIEVADTDIGDGHFTSVDKVTEFVVLKAKWQGKSGEEG; encoded by the coding sequence ATGGAAAAGAAGGAAATCAGTGATCGTATCAAAAGTCTGCTAGTTGAGGATCTTTTCCTTGCGGATTCGGTGGACGAGATTGCAGGCAGCGCAGAATTAGGCACAGATCTGGGCATGGATTCCGTTGGCTTCGTGGAATTGGCCACGCTGGTAGGCGAGGTCTTTGGAATTGAGGTGGCCGATACCGACATCGGCGATGGCCATTTCACCAGTGTGGACAAGGTGACGGAATTCGTCGTTTTAAAAGCTAAATGGCAAGGAAAAAGCGGCGAGGAGGGATAA
- a CDS encoding beta-ketoacyl-[acyl-carrier-protein] synthase family protein — MGTRAEIPVVTGMGCVSSVGENVSDFWRALLRGESGIKEIEEFPREALRNSLAGVVRVSPDLRLQADRDRIKARIQLFAVAALNEALEDARLDLRAMRSRQGKVALVIGTSLGMSLVLPSLVPDETLAAFDGANETNSSLAYLTRFFEDHYSMPGAVSMVSTACASATHAIALACDMIRHDGYDTVIAGGADSLDRMKYLGHSALSTLTTRLSKPFSRTRDGTLFGEGAGFLVLERPGRAGAPKPHAICLGAGYSNDNYHVTAPDPEGTGASMAMSAAMADANLRPEDIGHVNLHGSGTVLNDKAEYLALRDVFGDVVATLPCTSIKAAVGHAMGASGALEAIATIMTLREQIVPPTLNVSRSEVAFEMDLVVDKPRPLDGVNYAISNSFGFGGTNGVLVMGR, encoded by the coding sequence ATGGGTACACGTGCGGAAATACCTGTCGTGACCGGTATGGGATGCGTCTCTTCCGTGGGAGAGAACGTCTCCGACTTCTGGCGAGCTTTGCTGCGAGGCGAGAGTGGGATCAAGGAAATCGAGGAATTTCCCCGGGAGGCCTTGCGCAATTCCCTCGCCGGAGTGGTCCGCGTCTCCCCAGACTTGCGGCTGCAGGCGGACCGGGACAGAATCAAGGCGAGGATACAGCTCTTCGCCGTGGCCGCTCTGAACGAGGCATTGGAGGATGCACGGCTCGATCTCCGGGCCATGAGGTCGCGTCAGGGAAAAGTAGCACTCGTGATTGGCACTTCGCTCGGTATGTCCCTGGTGTTGCCATCGCTGGTTCCTGACGAAACCTTGGCGGCATTTGACGGGGCGAACGAGACCAACTCAAGCTTGGCCTATTTGACGCGCTTTTTTGAGGATCACTATAGCATGCCAGGGGCGGTTTCGATGGTGTCCACAGCATGTGCTTCGGCCACCCACGCTATCGCCCTGGCCTGCGACATGATCCGCCATGACGGCTATGACACTGTAATCGCCGGCGGCGCCGATAGTCTGGACCGGATGAAATATCTCGGCCACTCAGCGTTATCGACACTAACTACCCGACTCTCCAAACCCTTCTCCCGTACCCGGGACGGTACCTTGTTTGGGGAAGGGGCGGGATTCCTAGTCCTTGAACGGCCGGGCCGGGCCGGAGCGCCCAAGCCCCACGCGATCTGCCTGGGGGCGGGGTACAGCAACGACAATTACCACGTTACGGCGCCAGACCCCGAAGGGACGGGAGCCAGTATGGCGATGTCGGCAGCTATGGCCGATGCCAACCTGAGGCCGGAGGATATCGGCCACGTCAATCTGCATGGATCTGGAACGGTGCTCAACGACAAGGCGGAATATTTGGCCCTCCGCGATGTATTCGGCGACGTTGTAGCTACGCTGCCCTGCACCTCCATCAAGGCAGCAGTGGGCCATGCCATGGGCGCGTCCGGAGCGCTGGAAGCCATAGCCACCATCATGACGTTGCGGGAGCAGATTGTGCCTCCCACCCTTAATGTTTCGCGGAGCGAGGTGGCGTTCGAAATGGACCTGGTGGTGGACAAGCCGCGACCCTTAGATGGCGTGAATTATGCGATCAGCAATTCGTTCGGCTTCGGCGGTACCAACGGGGTGTTAGTAATGGGACGATAA
- a CDS encoding AIR synthase related protein, which translates to MNKIRKVRDLTLVALDQERELVIACDSCGGIGLKPGDAFAVDPFLTGRFTARVVIFEVMCAGAEVIGLTNAVCNEMEPTGRQILKGIQAELAAAKIDGAVLTGSTEENFPTVSTAVGMTALGLVSRRNLRVNTCKTGAWLVAVGEPKVGAEVLASRPGEIPGYEVIKELLALEAAAEIVPVGSKGILHEARELAKNNRLNLVLNDHVKVNTAKSAGPCTAILVAAGESTMEQLPQLGRTEVIGRLM; encoded by the coding sequence ATGAATAAAATTAGAAAAGTAAGAGATCTGACCCTTGTTGCTCTTGATCAGGAACGCGAACTGGTCATCGCCTGCGACAGCTGCGGCGGCATTGGCCTGAAACCGGGCGACGCATTCGCAGTTGACCCGTTCCTGACCGGCAGATTTACAGCCCGTGTTGTCATCTTCGAGGTCATGTGCGCCGGCGCCGAGGTGATCGGCCTGACCAATGCGGTTTGCAATGAAATGGAGCCGACCGGGCGCCAAATCCTTAAGGGGATTCAGGCCGAACTGGCAGCCGCAAAGATTGACGGCGCAGTACTGACCGGCAGCACGGAAGAAAACTTTCCCACGGTTTCCACCGCTGTCGGCATGACGGCGCTGGGTCTGGTCAGCCGCAGAAACCTGAGAGTAAACACCTGCAAAACAGGGGCCTGGCTGGTTGCCGTCGGCGAGCCGAAGGTGGGGGCGGAAGTGCTGGCCAGCCGGCCTGGCGAGATTCCCGGCTATGAAGTCATCAAAGAATTGCTGGCGCTGGAGGCAGCAGCCGAAATTGTGCCGGTCGGTTCAAAAGGCATTCTGCATGAAGCGCGGGAGCTGGCGAAAAACAACCGGCTGAACTTGGTTCTCAACGATCATGTGAAGGTGAATACAGCAAAATCAGCCGGCCCCTGTACGGCAATTCTCGTCGCCGCCGGCGAAAGCACTATGGAGCAACTGCCTCAGCTGGGCCGGACCGAGGTTATCGGCCGGCTGATGTAA
- a CDS encoding tyrosine-type recombinase/integrase, whose product MKFVEPFRSKKDVETVRLYLRGKALKHGLWFWIGVNSALRISDLLSLTVGNVQKSNGAIVDKILVKEQKTGKTKEFPISDKIRTEIRTVLQHYTLTEAGQPLFPSHKTGEKGQLKPIGRSYANQLITEAAQMCNITGNYGSHSMRKSFAYFAWQQGTDVLLLMDLLNHSSPKDLRRYIGITQEQLNKVYLAVDLG is encoded by the coding sequence ATGAAGTTTGTTGAGCCATTTCGCAGTAAAAAAGATGTGGAAACGGTGCGGCTATATTTGCGAGGCAAAGCCCTAAAGCACGGATTATGGTTTTGGATTGGCGTCAATTCAGCTTTGCGTATTTCCGATTTATTGTCGCTCACCGTTGGCAATGTTCAAAAGAGCAACGGCGCTATTGTCGATAAAATTCTAGTAAAAGAACAAAAAACCGGCAAAACAAAAGAATTTCCTATCTCCGATAAAATCCGGACGGAAATCCGGACCGTGCTTCAGCATTACACATTAACCGAGGCCGGGCAGCCCCTATTTCCCAGTCATAAGACAGGGGAGAAGGGACAATTAAAACCGATTGGGCGCTCCTATGCCAATCAGCTGATCACCGAAGCAGCGCAAATGTGCAATATTACAGGAAATTACGGCAGCCATTCCATGAGAAAGAGCTTTGCTTATTTTGCCTGGCAGCAGGGTACAGACGTCCTGCTGTTGATGGATCTGCTGAATCACTCATCTCCCAAAGACCTCCGCCGGTATATCGGCATTACCCAGGAGCAGTTGAACAAGGTCTATCTGGCTGTCGATTTAGGTTGA
- a CDS encoding ECF transporter S component codes for MNIKKMIAAALLIALSFIGANLKIMGTIAFDSMPGFLGALLLGPVWGALIGAAGHFLTALFAGFVLTLPVHLEIMGIMAGATAAFGAIYRRLAGKRKGLSGGAALTAAFAAVLINGPAGIAVLSVQLLPVLGKAGLLTLTGVLSAAAALNIAAALLLYHLLLGKLDIAGIDHE; via the coding sequence TTGAACATAAAAAAAATGATTGCAGCAGCGCTGTTGATCGCTTTGTCCTTTATCGGCGCAAATCTGAAAATCATGGGCACCATCGCCTTCGATTCGATGCCCGGTTTTTTAGGCGCGCTGCTGCTTGGCCCGGTCTGGGGAGCTCTGATCGGCGCAGCCGGTCACTTCTTAACGGCGCTGTTTGCCGGGTTTGTCCTGACGCTGCCGGTCCATCTGGAAATCATGGGGATTATGGCCGGTGCGACGGCAGCTTTCGGAGCAATCTACCGCAGGCTGGCAGGAAAACGCAAAGGCTTGTCAGGCGGCGCGGCCCTGACGGCCGCTTTTGCCGCCGTACTGATTAACGGCCCGGCCGGAATAGCGGTTTTGTCGGTTCAGCTCTTGCCGGTGCTGGGGAAAGCAGGGCTGCTCACTCTGACCGGGGTGCTGTCCGCCGCCGCCGCACTGAATATTGCCGCCGCCTTGCTGCTGTACCATCTGCTGCTTGGCAAACTGGATATAGCGGGTATTGACCATGAATAA
- a CDS encoding DMT family transporter, which produces MSEIKGKFFLLLAFSLAGTSVVTARMLAEKLNSFTITAVSLGLLLLCLLPVYANKTAKTIRLLKITDWRMLLLQALFGIFLFRIFLLFGVHLTSTVEAGILTGAAPAITALLAWTFLKEPLSGKTILGIACTIAGIALLQGLNLQGVGFSRDHFWGNALILCAAASESTFNVIARKQGAKGCSTRLPMQPMVQMLLVSAIAFVFCLFPALFEQPLPSIQAIGREEWAALVWYGLVVTALAFIFYYAGVQRCDAYTIAAFSGMMPLTSMLLSVSLFSERIGYVQWAGGILIISSMLLIGESQKPQEAKKCSLGLSRKNNKIF; this is translated from the coding sequence ATGAGCGAAATTAAGGGGAAATTTTTTTTACTGCTTGCCTTTTCACTGGCTGGAACCTCGGTAGTGACGGCGCGCATGCTTGCCGAAAAATTAAACAGCTTTACGATAACCGCTGTTAGTTTAGGCTTGCTGCTCCTATGCTTATTGCCTGTTTATGCCAACAAAACAGCAAAAACCATCCGGCTGCTCAAAATAACTGACTGGAGAATGCTCCTGTTGCAAGCGCTGTTCGGTATTTTTCTGTTCCGTATTTTTCTGCTGTTTGGCGTACATTTAACAAGTACCGTGGAAGCGGGAATACTGACCGGGGCTGCACCGGCAATTACCGCCCTGCTGGCCTGGACTTTTCTGAAAGAGCCCCTTTCCGGAAAAACTATTTTGGGTATTGCTTGTACCATTGCCGGCATTGCTTTGCTGCAGGGGCTGAATTTGCAAGGCGTCGGATTTAGCCGTGATCACTTTTGGGGAAATGCATTAATCCTTTGCGCTGCGGCCAGCGAATCTACGTTTAATGTAATAGCGAGAAAACAGGGAGCAAAAGGATGCTCTACCCGGCTGCCAATGCAGCCGATGGTGCAAATGCTGCTGGTATCGGCGATCGCCTTTGTTTTTTGCCTGTTTCCGGCATTGTTTGAACAGCCCCTGCCTTCAATCCAGGCAATCGGCCGGGAAGAATGGGCGGCATTGGTTTGGTATGGGCTTGTTGTAACCGCTCTGGCTTTCATTTTTTACTATGCGGGGGTACAACGCTGCGACGCTTATACAATCGCCGCGTTTTCCGGAATGATGCCCCTGACTTCAATGCTGCTTTCCGTGTCTCTTTTCAGTGAAAGAATCGGGTATGTCCAGTGGGCGGGAGGCATTCTGATTATATCCAGTATGCTGCTGATCGGTGAAAGCCAAAAACCGCAAGAAGCTAAGAAATGTTCTTTGGGTTTATCACGGAAAAACAACAAAATTTTTTAA
- a CDS encoding aminotransferase class I/II-fold pyridoxal phosphate-dependent enzyme, with the protein MYPFSRRILETRDQALQKARQLFFAIEEISQKNTFKLLECFRKHKVGDHHFRTTSGYAYNDAGREKLEAVWADVFGAEKALVRTQFVSGTHALSTVLFGILRPGDELLAVTGAPYDTMRSVIGYANPGRGSLKEFGVAYKELPMVNQTIDWDKLKAAVSPNTKMALIQRSRGYSMRQPLSIADIEKACAAIKAVNPDCVCFVDNCYGEFVDTLEPTAAGADITAGSLIKNAGGGIAPTGGYIAGREELVELAAFRLTAPGIGSEVGASLIDNRLLFQGLFMAPHITAQALKGAVFAAAFFSLLGYHTLPAPAERRGDIIQAIELGSAEKMVAFCRGLQKYSPVDAHVRPEPSTMPGYADPVIMAAGTFIQGASIELSADGPLRPPFAVYLQGALSFEHAVVGIMGAAEEMEKLGTK; encoded by the coding sequence ATGTATCCGTTTTCCCGGAGAATCCTCGAAACCCGCGATCAGGCCTTGCAAAAAGCCCGTCAATTATTTTTTGCTATTGAGGAAATATCCCAAAAAAACACTTTTAAGCTATTGGAATGTTTTCGTAAACACAAGGTGGGAGACCATCATTTCCGTACAACGTCCGGCTATGCCTATAACGATGCCGGGCGTGAAAAATTAGAGGCGGTATGGGCCGATGTTTTCGGTGCGGAAAAAGCGCTGGTACGCACCCAGTTTGTCTCGGGCACGCATGCCTTGTCGACGGTATTATTCGGTATTCTCCGGCCTGGAGATGAGCTGCTGGCAGTAACGGGAGCGCCGTATGATACCATGCGGTCTGTCATCGGCTATGCCAATCCGGGCCGGGGATCGCTGAAGGAATTCGGCGTCGCCTACAAAGAGCTGCCAATGGTCAATCAGACGATTGACTGGGACAAGCTGAAAGCCGCCGTCAGCCCAAATACGAAAATGGCGCTTATCCAGCGTTCCCGCGGCTACAGTATGAGACAACCGTTAAGCATCGCCGATATCGAAAAAGCCTGTGCGGCAATCAAAGCCGTTAACCCCGACTGTGTATGTTTTGTTGACAATTGCTACGGCGAATTTGTCGACACACTGGAACCAACAGCAGCCGGAGCGGATATAACGGCAGGCTCTTTAATCAAAAATGCCGGCGGTGGCATTGCGCCCACCGGCGGCTACATTGCCGGCAGGGAGGAATTGGTGGAGCTGGCCGCTTTCCGCTTAACCGCGCCGGGCATCGGCAGTGAAGTCGGCGCCTCGCTGATTGATAACCGGCTGCTCTTCCAGGGCCTGTTTATGGCGCCCCACATCACTGCGCAAGCCTTAAAGGGAGCTGTATTCGCCGCCGCTTTCTTTTCCCTGCTGGGCTACCATACCCTGCCTGCGCCAGCTGAGCGGAGGGGGGATATTATTCAGGCAATTGAATTGGGTTCCGCCGAAAAAATGGTTGCCTTCTGCCGGGGGCTGCAAAAATATTCGCCGGTTGACGCCCATGTACGGCCTGAGCCGAGCACAATGCCGGGCTATGCCGATCCGGTCATCATGGCCGCCGGAACCTTTATCCAGGGCGCGTCAATTGAACTGAGCGCCGACGGTCCGCTGCGGCCGCCATTTGCCGTTTATTTGCAGGGCGCATTGAGTTTTGAGCACGCTGTGGTTGGTATTATGGGCGCTGCCGAGGAAATGGAAAAGCTCGGGACAAAATAG